One window of the Enterobacter huaxiensis genome contains the following:
- a CDS encoding LacI family DNA-binding transcriptional regulator, translating into MDKRLKITEIAARTQLSISTVSRVLAGKANTSEKARAKVLACARELGVMDGMAAGRLLLNSLVVFAPQRAFDERSDIFYYRVIQSVSKGLASHEVRLRYCALEENDSDAQLFLARMNEPDTQAAILLGIDDPHIHDLAVDVDKPCMLINCRDRHMRLPAVAPDHRAIGERAADYLFEMGHREVMNVLCLRRYTMELRLSGIRDAWQSHNLKFSDKRDLLVVPSFSARETEQLMGAWLGQRQGKDLPTAFLVGGDFMAAGTISALQKHGLRVPQDVSVMSIDGFNLAAIQDVPLTAVHVPRDELGTEAVHMLQQRLMRPEAPVGTLLLNGTLTVRDSVRRIRQGKRRTAVEREGLYDS; encoded by the coding sequence ATGGACAAAAGGCTAAAAATCACCGAAATTGCCGCCCGTACTCAGCTCTCTATCAGCACCGTTTCCCGCGTGCTGGCGGGGAAGGCCAACACCAGCGAAAAAGCGCGAGCAAAAGTGCTGGCATGCGCGCGGGAGCTGGGGGTAATGGACGGCATGGCGGCGGGGCGCCTGCTGCTTAACAGCCTGGTGGTTTTTGCGCCGCAGCGGGCGTTCGACGAACGGTCCGACATCTTTTACTACCGCGTGATCCAGAGCGTAAGCAAGGGGCTCGCATCTCACGAGGTTCGCCTGCGCTACTGTGCGCTCGAGGAGAACGACAGCGACGCGCAGCTGTTTCTGGCGCGCATGAATGAGCCGGATACGCAGGCCGCCATTCTCCTGGGCATCGACGACCCGCATATTCACGATCTGGCCGTGGATGTCGATAAACCCTGCATGCTGATTAACTGCCGTGACCGACACATGCGCCTGCCAGCGGTCGCGCCCGATCACCGCGCCATTGGTGAACGCGCCGCGGATTACCTGTTTGAAATGGGGCACCGCGAGGTGATGAACGTGCTCTGCCTGAGGCGCTACACCATGGAGCTGCGCCTGTCGGGTATCCGCGATGCGTGGCAGTCGCACAACCTGAAATTTAGCGACAAGCGCGATCTTCTGGTGGTCCCAAGCTTTAGCGCGCGCGAGACGGAGCAGCTAATGGGCGCGTGGCTCGGTCAACGTCAGGGGAAAGACCTGCCCACCGCATTTTTAGTCGGCGGCGATTTTATGGCAGCCGGAACGATAAGCGCACTGCAAAAGCACGGCCTGCGCGTGCCGCAGGACGTCTCGGTGATGAGCATCGACGGGTTTAATCTGGCGGCGATTCAGGATGTGCCCTTAACGGCCGTGCACGTTCCCCGCGATGAGCTGGGAACCGAAGCGGTGCATATGCTCCAGCAGCGGCTGATGCGCCCGGAGGCGCCGGTGGGGACGTTACTGCTTAACGGCACGCTGACCGTGCGGGATTCGGTACGGCGGATACGTCAGGGGAAACGACGCACCGCCGTGGAGCGGGAAGGGCTATACGACAGTTAA
- a CDS encoding MFS transporter: protein MSQDINNTVATSKTRRVIKNLRWYVLVLFLLGVTVNYITRNSLGILAPELKESLGITTEQYSWIVGAFQIAYTIFQPLCGWLIDVIGLKIGFMVCACLWALMCIFHAGAGSWLHLAILRFFMGASEAAATPANAKTIGEWFPKSERPVAAGWAGVGFSIGAMLAPPIIYFAHASFGWQGAFMFTGVLALVWVVLWWAFYHNPEQHPNLGKDELAFIKQDNEPPAVKLPFLTALKTVSKNKRFYGIAIPAFMAEPAWAVLSFWVPLYLAKEHGMDLKQIAMFAWLPFLAADLGSVASGYLTRLYTRWFGCSRVNSVVASSVTGAFLMISLGIVAITRDPYITIVLISIGGFGHQIISCMLSALVVESFDKGQMATVNGMRGSAAWIASFLFSLLIGVTADKIGFNPLFIAMGFFDLIGAVFLVAFIAERRAKRA from the coding sequence ATGAGTCAGGACATCAATAACACCGTTGCGACCAGCAAAACCCGTCGCGTCATTAAGAACCTGCGCTGGTACGTGCTGGTACTGTTCTTACTGGGCGTCACCGTCAACTACATCACCCGTAATTCACTGGGCATTCTCGCGCCGGAGCTGAAGGAGAGCCTCGGGATCACCACCGAGCAATACTCCTGGATCGTCGGCGCTTTCCAGATTGCATATACCATCTTCCAGCCCCTGTGCGGCTGGCTGATTGACGTTATCGGCCTGAAGATTGGCTTTATGGTCTGCGCCTGCCTCTGGGCACTGATGTGTATTTTCCACGCGGGCGCCGGAAGCTGGCTACATCTTGCCATCCTGCGCTTCTTTATGGGTGCCTCCGAAGCCGCCGCCACGCCGGCAAACGCCAAAACCATCGGCGAATGGTTCCCGAAATCGGAGCGTCCCGTTGCCGCCGGCTGGGCCGGGGTGGGCTTCTCCATCGGCGCGATGCTGGCACCGCCAATTATCTACTTTGCTCACGCCTCGTTTGGCTGGCAGGGCGCGTTTATGTTTACCGGCGTGCTGGCGCTGGTCTGGGTGGTACTGTGGTGGGCGTTCTACCACAACCCGGAGCAGCACCCGAATCTGGGCAAAGATGAACTGGCGTTTATCAAGCAGGATAACGAACCGCCTGCGGTCAAACTGCCCTTCCTCACCGCGCTGAAAACCGTTTCGAAAAACAAACGCTTTTACGGTATCGCCATCCCGGCGTTTATGGCGGAACCGGCCTGGGCGGTGCTGAGCTTCTGGGTGCCGCTCTACCTCGCCAAAGAGCACGGCATGGACCTTAAGCAGATTGCCATGTTTGCCTGGCTGCCGTTCCTCGCTGCCGATCTCGGCAGCGTGGCGAGCGGCTATCTTACCCGGCTCTACACCCGGTGGTTCGGCTGCTCCCGCGTTAACTCCGTGGTCGCCAGCTCCGTGACGGGCGCGTTCCTGATGATCTCGCTGGGCATCGTGGCCATTACCCGCGACCCGTACATCACCATCGTGCTGATCTCCATCGGCGGCTTCGGGCACCAGATCATCTCGTGCATGCTGAGCGCGCTGGTCGTGGAATCCTTTGATAAAGGCCAGATGGCCACCGTCAACGGCATGCGCGGCTCGGCGGCGTGGATCGCCAGCTTCCTGTTCTCTCTTTTGATTGGCGTGACCGCCGACAAAATCGGCTTTAACCCGCTCTTTATTGCCATGGGCTTCTTTGACCTGATTGGCGCTGTCTTCCTGGTGGCATTTATTGCTGAACGTCGCGCCAAGCGCGCCTGA